ATGTCTCTGATCACCGAGACGCTCTCCCGGATCTCGCAGTACAACGACGAGAGCAGATCCGCGCACAAGGCGGACTCCGTGAAGTCTCTCCGCGACAAGATCTCCAACGAGATCGTCTCCGGTCTAAGGAAAGCGAAATCGATCAAGGCCACGCTCGAGGAGATGGACAGAGCGAACCGGGAGATTAAACGGTTATCCGGAACTCCGGTTTACAGGAGCAGAGTGGCGGTTACGAACGGTTTGAGGAAGAAGCTGAGAGAATCGATGATGGAGTTCCAGGCGCTGAGGCAGAGGATGATGAGCGAGTACAAAGAGACAGTTGAGAGACGGTACTTCACCGTTACTGGTGAGAGACCAGACGAAGCTATGATCGAGAAGATTATAACCGACGGAGGTGAAGAGTTTCTCGCACGTGCGGTTCAGGAGCACGGGAGAGGGAAGGTGTTGGAGACTGTGGTTGAGATTCAAGACAGGTACTGTTAAAAGATATTATTAGGTTACGGTTAAGTTCACTTAACCAAATGTATATAAACCGGTGATCAATCTAACCAAACTTAACCATAATCTAATAGATATTGTCTTTTAGTTTGATATgcttattgttgttgttgactCGTTTGTGATAAATAAATATTGGAAAGGTATGATGCGGCGAAGGAGATAGAGAAGAGCTTGTTAGAGCTACACCAAGTGTTTCTAGACATGGCTGTGATGGTCGAGGCGCAAGGCGAGCAGATGGATGAGATCGAGCATCACGTGATGAACGCGAGCCATTACGTGAAGGACGGTGCTAAGGAGTTGAATACCGCGAAGAAGCATCAGAGAAGCAGTAGGAAATGGATGTGCATTGGTATCATTGTCCTGCTCTTGATCATTCTCATCGTCATCATCCCCATCATCACCAGTTTCACCTCTTCTTGATGAGAGAGACATTTGTGTTTACTTATTACCCACTAAAGGATGTCTTAATCCTTGTGTTTTTGTTGTGTAATAATCCAATGAATGTGTTTTTACAGAGATGTATTTTTGTCTTATAACAACAATCTACCTGAACTTTCTGATTGGTAAAGCTTTTCCGAATAACTTCTCAACCTCGTTAGCTTCCATTTTGAGCTCATCCAAAAGCTCCATCTCCTCTTTACTCAACCCTCTCAAGAAATTCTCCTCGTCTTGCTTTAGCTCCTCGAACCCTTCGGCTAATCTCTGGAACAGTGTCATCTCAGTCTTACCCACTTTCTCCACTTCCTTCTCTACCTCCTCTTCTATCTCTTCGACCTCTTTCACGATGATCTTCTCCCCTTCTTCCACCGTCTTCTCGAGTCTCTCCACCAGAGGAGGTTCGGGACCGCAGGTGTTATCTGTTTTTATGAAAGTGCTGAACTCTCTGCCTATGGTTTTAGCTGCTTTCTCAAGCTCCGGTACAATGGTACTGGGTAAAGAAGCGCTTCTCGTGTACACAACCGCACCTCCGTATCCATCCCACGCATCGTTACGCCCACGGTAGTACACGAAGATGTAGTCTTCAGGTTTGTTCTCTATCTTTGATGACAGTATATACctgtaaaacaaacaaaaaacttcTTAGGACCTGCAAGAGGAGAAGCAAAGACTAAATaagttgttgtttgtttgttaccAGTCATCTTGATAGTGAAGGTACTCGTTGTCATGATTGTAGAAAACAGCAGGCTGGTTAGGATCTTGGACGAACTTCTGCACGGTTGACCTAGTGAAGAAGCCACTGTCTGGTGTCTTTATTCTCCACGAGATGTTTCCGACGAGCTTCCCGTCTTCTGTGTGGAACTCATGGAGCTGGCAGTCGAAGGCGTCAAAGGTCGGATTCAAGCCGCTCGTGATGTACCACTTGCCGTCGAAGTCCTTGAcgttgaagctcttgacgaggaCAGAAGGGTCAGGGGCTGGAAACTCTCCCAGGTCTGATTTTCTCGGAACGCATTTTTTCCTGGACACGGCGCATTCGTTGAACTCGTCGACTACGCTGTTTTCGAACAGATCACCACATTTTATCTGAAGATAAAGCACAAATCATTGGTCTATTCTCTCAGAAGCAGCTAAAATGATATAGTGAAGATAGATAAGGAACCTGGCACTCGGTTTCATCAGGACGGTTGTTACAGGTCTGGAGACAAGCGACATTAGCTGCACAGGAAGGGTTGGCAATGCACTTTGCGAGTTCTATCCTAACAGATTACACGGGTCGGACAATGTTGAGATCATACATAAACTTTgttaccaaaaataaatcagaaaaagaTGTTATCAACTCAAATCAGCTCCATCTAGATAGAGACACTAAGCTTCATCTAGATGCACACAACATTGTTATATTAGTTTTGTCCCATCATTTACTCAGGACCTCTCTGGTATCTAGATGCACACTCTCAACAATTCAATAACTGTAGAATCTGAATGGAGCCATACAGTTCAATAGACATATATTATCACTTATTAGATGCACACTCTCAACAATAAACTGATGCAGAGATTTTACCTGCACCCCTTTAGTAAGCATGCACAAGTCTTGAGAGCATCAACTGCATCAGCAGATGGAACTATGAGAAACGCGCAGGCTACAACACCTACGAGCTTTAGCACCAGCTGAGTGTTGAGCTCTTTGAGTGCATTCCTCGATGTCAATGCCACAATATCAAATACTCCCTGGCATATGATTATAATAAGCATTAGGAAATGACGAAAGCACGAGCtgagaaaaaaagaacattgaaagaaacaatgttttttttttgttttaccttAGAGATTCCTGACCTGAATCCAGATAAGGGTGGTGGGGATTTCGCAGTTACTCTTAGATTAGAGTTTTGGGAAGAAGAAGGTAAGATCTTGACCAAGAAAGTGCCTTTGATTCTCTTTCTTACAAGTTTATTATTACCATCGTCGCTTGAGAAGAATCTCGTACGGTCGTGACAGGGTGAAGTGAAACAATGTGTAGATACTGACATACTTGAGAGACTGAAAGCTCCGCGGgaagcagaggaagaagatagagagagagagagagagagagagagagagagagaggaagaagagagatatAAGGATGTGAGGAAATGCCTTTGGATAAGACACGGAGAGTCTTCCTTTTGTGGACAATTAATCATCTGTTagtttaagatatttttttatctgaGTTGTTATAGTTACACTATAATAATGTATCATAAAATCTAAAATGTATGGAAAATACGAATGCAAAGAATTATTAGATAATTTTAAGAAAGTTTATACAGCTTTCAAACTTTATAGTAAAACATAAAACCTATCAAGTATTAGACGCTAATGCCTCTTATTAATTTCCAAAACGTTTTtagttagttttatttatacatatgaaCAATTTTGGGTCGGTATTGTTGCAAGTTGCAACCATGTAATTTTCCTGTTTATTTGTTTTCACTTTTGAAGTGCAAATAAGctataatttagcaaaaaaaaggtGCAAATAAGCTATTCTTTTCCTTTCCGGCCGACGGAATGAACTTTCACAGTCACCGTCCGTCGGTCCGGCTTTCCTTCCTAGTAGTATAAAGCGCCCTTTCTTTTAGGTTCTTGTGTAGATCGTTAGTTTCCGTCGCCGCACCTTTCCTTTCGGTGGGCGGTCGGCTTTGCGGCTCCGTCGTTGCTCTTCTCCTTCAAGGGTAAACGGTCGGCTTTAGGGTTCTCTTTAGGTGGAGGCTTCCTATGCTCCGGTGACGTCTCGTTTGGTGTTTTGTGAATGGTTTGGCTTCGGTTTTGGAGGAGATCTCGAGTTATCGATGGATGCTCTCCGGTAGACGAAGCGGTGATGTTGAAGCGGCTGACCGTGACGCCTCGGATCGAGATCTCGGGTGAGTCCCGATGAAGCTCTCCGGTGTTCTAAATCTATTCAAAGGCGTTGGTGATGCGGCTTCCTCACCTGTCGAGGTTGGAAGCAAGAAAGCTGGTGGGTGGTTCCGAGGTTTGCGACGGCTGGTGGGACTCGGCTGTGCCCTCCGGAGAAGATCTGCAGCGGCGACAGCGAGTGGAGGGATCGTGCGACACGTGTCCTTGCATGTGAAGATGGCAACGCGTGGTCGCGCTTCCCAAAGTGTCGGCAGATCTCACCATTTGGGCTTCGCGTGTGTAATGGGCTCTACGCCCGGATTTGTTGTTTTGTGGTCCAGTTTGGTTTTTTGGGCTTTTGTTGGTTGTAAGGGTTTTAGGGTTGTGGTCCGCCCATTTCCGGCCTTTGGGCCTatctttaatataattttatgatggaaaaaaaaaagctattcTTTTCCTTTCATTTGTCTTTAGGAAAGTGAGACCTTTATCCAGTACATATGATTTCACCTGCTTTGGAAATAAAATGTTGCATTTGGTCTCCACAAAAATagtattctctttttttttctgacattctatatattattgttttagattagaaaatgttttcattttattaaaaaaatttattaaatccAAGTGTTTTGtgatcatttttatttttttttatatttatattattggtTGAACTGTGTTTAAGTAGGTAATCATTGATGTTTTgtccaaaatttttttttaatagaaatgcTTAGTATAGCAAAAAGGAGAGAgtaaatgataaataaataattattgcTTGTGAAATGAATTTTACTCTGTTCTATGGACAAAACATTCCTCAGCAAATGATAAAAACACTATGATTCTTTTGTTTGCGCAACCAAGTACTGCTGCAAATGGCTGtttctcttcttgttcttgagcTTCCTGAAAGCAGAAGACTCGATCTGCCTCACTCTCTCCCGGCTCACACCCATCGTCTCACCGATCTCTTGCAACGTCTTCATCCTCCCATCCTCCATCCCAAATCTCCAGCGTATCACCTGCTTCTCCCTCGTACCCAACGAGTCCAGTACTTTGTCCAAGTCCTGCCTCATGAACTGCTTCATCAGTATATCCTCCGAAGTTTCCGCTTCAGGGTCTGATATCACTTCCTGCATTCAGAACAACACAATGTCATCAAACACACAGAAGACTATGATGTATGGTGTGTTATGTCAGGAGAGGACAAACCGAAGGTTTGAGGTTTAGATTGATTCCGATCTTCTGGTCTAGCGACCTGGGAGGCTTAGGAGCGAGTAGAACCGCCATGAGCCTCTTCATTGACAGCCCAGTCGCCTCAGCAACTTCTTCATTCTTTGGCTGCTTACCTGTTTCGCTATACAGTTGCTTTCTTGCCTCTTTCACACGGTATGTTGCTTCCACCATGTGAAACTGCCAAATCATCATCCAATTTAAAAATGTGTAATCATCagaaacatttattaaataactgCGGCGACACTTACAGGCAATCTTATCATTCTGGACTGATCAGAGAGAGACTTCCTCACTGCTTGCTTGATCCACCaatgtgcataagttgaaaatTTAAATCCCTTTGTAGCATCAAACTTCTCTGCTCCCCTCACAAGCCCTCTGCATCCTTCCTGTAAGCATAATAATGTTcaatatttatcaatttcatCGGTAATTGTAAAGCTGTAAATTACATTACTCAACAGATAAGGAACCTGGACAAGATCTTGAAAGTCCATCCCAGCTCCTTGGTAGTTCTTTGCAATCGAAATGACTAAACGAATGTTGCTTTTAATCATTCTGTCCTTGCACTGTGTGCCGTGAGTTATACGTTTCCTTAAAGTTTTTTGATCGACTCCAGCAGCAGAAGCCCACTGTGAAAAGGTTGGCTGGTGGCCACAACGCTCAGTAAGCTCTGCTTGGAGTCTTTCCAACTTCAGAAGGTCCTAAATGAAAGACCCAAAGTTTGTCATCAAGAAACGCACAAGGGAAGTGGTTAGTTCAGAATTTGGAAGATCATTGATAAACCTGTATGCCTTCAGAGAGCTGTTGTTCTTCTCTGGCAGTGAGAAGCTTTGAACTGCTTGTGGTCATTCTCAGATAACGCAAAGGATCATTATGGTCAATCTCCTGTGAAGCAACACGTTTCTTTCTAGAGCTCGAACCAGTCTTCACAGACTGCATGCCCGATGCAGTTTTCTCTAGCCCTTTAACCCTCCGAGCTTTCCTTTCGGTCTGGCGTGTAGATCTCACAGCTGAACTCACCGAAAGaagctcctcctccacctcctccagaGGCTCAGCTTCTTGTTTCTCTGGTGTCAAATCATCAGACGACTCTTTGTTACATTTAGGTGCAGTGACTCTATCACTCACAACTCCAGTGTCAGAAACCGGTAGATGCCCCAATATGCCAGCACGCTCCTTCTCGGTAAACTGGTCCCACTTGGAGCGTTTGTCGGGTGTTGATGATACTGATAGTTTCGAGTTGTGAGTGTTTTTGAATAATGTGGCATCTTTGGCAACTTTGAGAGCGGCTCTGGCAAGGGCGAGTGCTTCAGCTGCTGCCGCCGCAACAACTGCTTCGTCGCTCGTGAGAAGAGTTTCAGAGGCTAAAGCTTCTAAATACTTTGCctagaaatacaaaaaaaaaagcgatCAATAATCTTTTACTGAACCATTGATAACAAATGATTAGATAACTAACCTCAGTGGAAGGACCAGTGGTTCCTGTATAACTCCATTGCCTGTCTGAAATTCTGGAATCTGAATCGGTGTTGAAAGAGGGTAGTCTAAGCTTGGAAACATCAAGCGTAGAAGTTAACAACGGCGGTGAAGTGGATACTGCACATTGCGGTTGGAAGTAGACAGAACTCTTATTGTGTTTTGCTGCATCCCAATCATTTGAGaatattagatatatttcaCATTGATTTAAGATGAACGTGTTGGTTTTGTAATTTTTGGTCTGTGAACCACAGAAGTTGAGATAGTATCACGCTTATCAACTAGAAACTAGAATTGGATACACTATTCAAACATAAGGGAAGCTCTCAAGCCTAATACTGCCAGAACTAAAGAGACTA
The Raphanus sativus cultivar WK10039 chromosome 1, ASM80110v3, whole genome shotgun sequence DNA segment above includes these coding regions:
- the LOC108838114 gene encoding syntaxin-related protein KNOLLE-like, which translates into the protein MNDLMTKSFTSYVDLKKLAMKDDLESGPDPDLEMANNTTDESLSSFLEEAEKVKAEMSLITETLSRISQYNDESRSAHKADSVKSLRDKISNEIVSGLRKAKSIKATLEEMDRANREIKRLSGTPVYRSRVAVTNGLRKKLRESMMEFQALRQRMMSEYKETVERRYFTVTGERPDEAMIEKIITDGGEEFLARAVQEHGRGKVLETVVEIQDRYDAAKEIEKSLLELHQVFLDMAVMVEAQGEQMDEIEHHVMNASHYVKDGAKELNTAKKHQRSSRKWMCIGIIVLLLIILIVIIPIITSFTSS
- the LOC130509238 gene encoding violaxanthin de-epoxidase, chloroplastic → MSVSTHCFTSPCHDRTRFFSSDDGNNKLVRKRIKGTFLVKILPSSSQNSNLRVTAKSPPPLSGFRSGISKGVFDIVALTSRNALKELNTQLVLKLVGVVACAFLIVPSADAVDALKTCACLLKGCRIELAKCIANPSCAANVACLQTCNNRPDETECQIKCGDLFENSVVDEFNECAVSRKKCVPRKSDLGEFPAPDPSVLVKSFNVKDFDGKWYITSGLNPTFDAFDCQLHEFHTEDGKLVGNISWRIKTPDSGFFTRSTVQKFVQDPNQPAVFYNHDNEYLHYQDDWYILSSKIENKPEDYIFVYYRGRNDAWDGYGGAVVYTRSASLPSTIVPELEKAAKTIGREFSTFIKTDNTCGPEPPLVERLEKTVEEGEKIIVKEVEEIEEEVEKEVEKVGKTEMTLFQRLAEGFEELKQDEENFLRGLSKEEMELLDELKMEANEVEKLFGKALPIRKFR
- the LOC108813606 gene encoding RNA polymerase sigma factor sigB, with product MSSCLLPNFKCQPDSFSIHFRTSYPVSKHNKSSVYFQPQCAVSTSPPLLTSTLDVSKLRLPSFNTDSDSRISDRQWSYTGTTGPSTEAKYLEALASETLLTSDEAVVAAAAAEALALARAALKVAKDATLFKNTHNSKLSVSSTPDKRSKWDQFTEKERAGILGHLPVSDTGVVSDRVTAPKCNKESSDDLTPEKQEAEPLEEVEEELLSVSSAVRSTRQTERKARRVKGLEKTASGMQSVKTGSSSRKKRVASQEIDHNDPLRYLRMTTSSSKLLTAREEQQLSEGIQDLLKLERLQAELTERCGHQPTFSQWASAAGVDQKTLRKRITHGTQCKDRMIKSNIRLVISIAKNYQGAGMDFQDLVQEGCRGLVRGAEKFDATKGFKFSTYAHWWIKQAVRKSLSDQSRMIRLPFHMVEATYRVKEARKQLYSETGKQPKNEEVAEATGLSMKRLMAVLLAPKPPRSLDQKIGINLNLKPSEVISDPEAETSEDILMKQFMRQDLDKVLDSLGTREKQVIRWRFGMEDGRMKTLQEIGETMGVSRERVRQIESSAFRKLKNKKRNSHLQQYLVAQTKES